Proteins encoded together in one Fimbriiglobus ruber window:
- a CDS encoding 5'-nucleotidase, lipoprotein e(P4) family yields MPTIRSAVRSLALCATGLVVGVVATAALRSPAQAPPAFKKEVPTYRGLDANLYMETSAEYRACCFQAYALATARVDQWAKDKNTPGRPPAVILDLDETVLDNAGFQVMLIRSGLAYDQRLWDEWEDKYSGNVELVPGAKDFIDKLKGLKIAPFYISNRSEKYRVATKKALARLEIDVPDDQLLLVTTTSDKTARRATAATKFDVFLYLGDNLRDFDEMFKYDAQAGIPGRKAAVDKTRTKFGTDWIIFPNPAYGEWTKPFDKGEGDTSFLVPGAMPAP; encoded by the coding sequence TTGCCCACGATTCGTTCCGCGGTTCGCTCACTCGCCTTGTGTGCGACGGGCCTGGTCGTCGGGGTCGTGGCGACCGCGGCCCTGCGGTCGCCGGCGCAAGCGCCCCCGGCCTTCAAGAAGGAAGTCCCGACCTACCGCGGGCTGGACGCGAACCTGTACATGGAGACGTCGGCGGAGTACCGGGCCTGCTGCTTCCAGGCGTACGCCCTCGCGACCGCTCGGGTCGACCAGTGGGCCAAGGACAAGAACACGCCGGGCCGCCCGCCGGCCGTCATTCTCGACCTCGACGAAACGGTCCTCGACAACGCCGGCTTCCAAGTGATGTTGATTCGCAGCGGGCTCGCCTACGACCAGCGGCTGTGGGACGAGTGGGAAGACAAGTACTCGGGAAATGTCGAACTCGTCCCTGGCGCGAAGGATTTCATCGACAAGTTGAAGGGGCTCAAAATCGCCCCGTTCTACATCTCCAACCGGAGCGAGAAGTACCGGGTGGCCACGAAAAAGGCTCTCGCCCGTCTGGAGATCGACGTCCCAGACGATCAACTTTTGCTCGTCACCACGACCAGCGACAAAACCGCCCGCCGTGCCACCGCGGCCACGAAGTTCGACGTGTTTCTCTACCTCGGGGACAACCTCCGGGATTTCGACGAAATGTTTAAATACGACGCCCAGGCGGGCATCCCGGGTCGCAAGGCGGCGGTCGACAAGACCCGCACGAAGTTCGGCACCGACTGGATCATCTTCCCGAACCCGGCCTACGGCGAGTGGACCAAGCCGTTCGACAAGGGCGAGGGCGACACTTCGTTCCTCGTGCCGGGTGCCATGCCCGCCCCGTGA
- the hemW gene encoding radical SAM family heme chaperone HemW translates to MNTTRPPVELLPPAAPPWIEPRTAYVHVPFCGHHCGYCDFAVAAGQDHLIELYLDALELEFRAAGGPAPVESLFIGGGTPTYLDARQLARLLDLVTRQHPLAPPPGAAAEFTIESTPESLDEEKARILASFGVNRISTGVQSFHAHVLAALERRHGAGDVPRVVDAVRRHIPALSFDLIFGAPGQTPAEWEADLRTALSFAPDHLSTYGLTYEKGTPLWKDRERGRVRPVSEDVELEMYLHAIDRLGGAGFEHYEISNFARPGRRSVHNQRYWANEAYYGSGVGAARYVRGHRELNVRDTKLYVRKVLSGEPPTFQTECLGPRDRAFETVGTQLRRADGIARDRFLIQTGFDLDALLGDRMTGLIAHGLLDDTGTGVILTRRGKCVADGVIEELMMANPADSTTTV, encoded by the coding sequence GTGAACACCACCCGTCCGCCCGTCGAACTCTTGCCACCTGCCGCCCCCCCGTGGATCGAACCGCGCACGGCATACGTCCACGTGCCGTTTTGCGGGCACCACTGCGGGTATTGCGATTTCGCCGTCGCGGCCGGGCAAGACCACCTCATCGAGCTTTACCTCGACGCGCTCGAACTCGAATTCCGCGCGGCCGGCGGGCCCGCTCCCGTCGAAAGCCTCTTCATCGGCGGGGGCACGCCCACGTACCTCGACGCCCGCCAACTCGCCCGCCTCCTCGACCTCGTCACGCGGCAGCACCCGCTCGCGCCGCCGCCCGGCGCGGCCGCGGAATTCACCATCGAGTCGACGCCCGAGAGCCTCGACGAGGAGAAGGCCCGTATTCTCGCCTCGTTCGGGGTGAACCGGATCAGTACCGGCGTGCAATCGTTCCACGCCCACGTCCTCGCCGCGCTCGAGCGGCGGCACGGGGCGGGCGACGTCCCGCGGGTCGTGGACGCGGTGCGGCGGCACATCCCGGCGCTGTCGTTCGACCTGATCTTCGGCGCCCCGGGCCAGACGCCCGCCGAGTGGGAGGCCGATTTGCGGACGGCCCTGTCGTTCGCCCCCGACCACCTCTCGACTTACGGGCTCACTTACGAAAAAGGCACGCCGCTCTGGAAAGACCGCGAACGCGGACGGGTGCGGCCGGTGAGCGAGGACGTCGAACTGGAGATGTATTTGCACGCGATCGACCGGCTCGGCGGGGCCGGGTTCGAACACTACGAGATCTCGAACTTCGCGCGGCCCGGCCGGCGGTCCGTTCACAACCAGCGGTACTGGGCGAACGAGGCGTATTACGGCTCCGGCGTCGGGGCCGCACGGTACGTTCGGGGACACCGGGAATTGAACGTCCGGGACACGAAATTGTACGTCCGCAAGGTGCTGTCCGGCGAGCCGCCGACGTTCCAGACCGAATGCCTCGGGCCGCGCGACCGCGCGTTCGAGACCGTGGGCACCCAACTCCGCCGGGCCGACGGTATCGCCCGGGATCGCTTCCTCATCCAGACCGGTTTCGACCTCGACGCGCTTCTCGGCGACCGCATGACCGGGCTCATCGCCCACGGATTGCTGGACGACACCGGCACGGGCGTGATACTCACGCGCCGCGGCAAGTGCGTGGCGGACGGCGTGATCGAGGAATTGATGATGGCGAATCCGGCGGATTCAACCACCACGGTGTAG
- the guaB gene encoding IMP dehydrogenase, whose amino-acid sequence MHDRIAYQGITFDDVLLEPGYSDVVPKDVDVRTWLTRNVRMNIPILSSPMDTVTESELAIALAQEGGIGIIHKNLNVAAQTREVDKVKRSENGIITDPITLTPDETVGTARHIMQQHHISGVPITIDGYLKGILTRRDLKFLTENTQKIADVMTKDNLVTAPEQTTLTQAEQILTKNKVEKLLLVDDEYRLKGLITIKDIEKTENFPHACKDPRGRLRVGAAIGVREYERADSLIRAGVDVLVVDSAHGHSRNVVETVRELKKRYAIDVIAGNVATVEGARALADAGADGVKVGIGPGSICTTRIVSGVGVPQMSAIAYAAKGLNGTGIPLIADGGIRYSGDITKALAGGAFSVMIGGLFAGLEESPGQTILYRGRTFKSYRGMGSMGAMMAGSADRYQQGDKVSGSGANGKLVPEGVEGRVPFKGQMARFVFQLVGGLRSGMGYVGAKTLEELRTRARFIQVSAASVQESHPHDIAITQESPNYSVADYAHADGD is encoded by the coding sequence ATGCACGACCGCATCGCTTACCAAGGCATCACCTTCGACGATGTGTTGCTCGAACCGGGGTACAGCGACGTGGTCCCGAAGGACGTCGACGTCCGCACGTGGCTGACCCGGAACGTGCGGATGAACATCCCGATCCTGTCGTCCCCGATGGACACCGTGACGGAGAGCGAACTGGCCATCGCGCTCGCGCAAGAGGGGGGGATCGGGATCATCCACAAGAACCTGAACGTCGCCGCGCAAACCCGTGAAGTAGACAAAGTTAAGCGGAGCGAAAACGGGATCATCACGGACCCGATCACACTCACGCCGGACGAGACCGTCGGCACGGCCCGGCACATCATGCAGCAGCACCACATCAGCGGTGTACCGATTACAATCGACGGCTACCTGAAAGGGATCCTGACGCGCCGCGACCTGAAATTCCTGACCGAAAATACCCAAAAGATCGCGGACGTGATGACCAAAGACAACCTGGTCACGGCTCCGGAGCAGACCACACTGACCCAGGCCGAGCAAATCCTGACGAAAAATAAGGTGGAGAAACTTCTCCTGGTAGACGATGAATACCGGCTGAAAGGGTTAATCACGATCAAGGACATTGAAAAAACGGAAAACTTCCCGCACGCGTGTAAAGATCCGCGGGGCCGCCTCCGGGTGGGCGCGGCGATCGGGGTGCGGGAATACGAGCGGGCCGATTCGCTGATCCGGGCGGGAGTGGATGTGCTGGTGGTCGATTCCGCCCACGGCCACTCCCGGAACGTGGTCGAGACGGTCCGCGAGCTGAAAAAGCGGTACGCGATCGACGTGATCGCGGGGAACGTGGCTACCGTCGAAGGGGCTCGGGCGCTGGCGGACGCCGGTGCTGACGGGGTCAAGGTCGGGATCGGGCCGGGGTCGATCTGCACGACGCGGATCGTGTCCGGCGTCGGGGTTCCCCAAATGTCCGCGATCGCGTACGCGGCAAAAGGGTTGAACGGGACCGGAATCCCCTTGATCGCGGACGGCGGCATCCGGTATTCCGGCGACATCACCAAGGCCCTGGCCGGCGGCGCGTTCTCGGTCATGATCGGCGGTCTGTTCGCCGGACTGGAGGAGAGCCCCGGGCAGACGATCCTGTACCGCGGGCGGACGTTCAAGTCGTACCGCGGGATGGGGTCGATGGGGGCCATGATGGCCGGGTCGGCCGACCGGTACCAACAGGGCGACAAGGTGTCCGGCTCCGGGGCGAACGGGAAATTGGTCCCCGAAGGCGTCGAAGGCCGGGTTCCGTTCAAGGGCCAGATGGCCAGGTTCGTGTTCCAGTTGGTCGGTGGGCTAAGGTCCGGGATGGGGTACGTGGGGGCGAAAACGCTGGAGGAACTGCGCACCCGCGCTCGGTTCATTCAGGTCAGTGCCGCCTCGGTGCAGGAGAGCCACCCGCATGACATCGCTATTACGCAAGAGTCGCCGAATTACAGCGTGGCTGACTATGCCCACGCGGACGGGGACTAG
- a CDS encoding metallophosphoesterase family protein, with product MRLGILSDTHDQLARTRLAVQLLKDHGADVLIHCGDLAGPEIVKACAVLPCYFVFGNHDADRVPELRRAAVETGAVCLEWGGEILLAGKRVAVTHGHMHTDVRRLLAAGPDYLFSGHSHIPTDRYEDQTRRINPGALHDTDSFTVALLDLVSEGLKFLPVQAEDRVS from the coding sequence ATGCGGTTGGGGATTCTGTCCGACACGCACGATCAACTCGCCCGGACCCGACTCGCGGTTCAGCTACTGAAAGACCACGGCGCCGACGTACTGATCCATTGCGGCGATCTGGCCGGCCCCGAGATCGTGAAGGCGTGTGCGGTTCTGCCGTGCTATTTCGTATTCGGTAACCACGACGCCGATCGCGTGCCGGAATTGCGGCGTGCCGCCGTGGAGACCGGAGCCGTTTGCCTGGAATGGGGCGGTGAAATACTTCTGGCCGGCAAACGCGTGGCCGTCACCCACGGGCACATGCACACGGACGTCCGCAGGCTCCTCGCCGCCGGACCGGATTACCTGTTCTCGGGCCACTCTCACATCCCGACCGACCGCTACGAAGACCAAACCCGACGTATCAACCCGGGAGCCCTGCACGACACGGACTCGTTCACCGTCGCATTGCTAGATTTGGTGTCCGAAGGGCTCAAGTTCCTGCCAGTTCAGGCGGAAGATCGCGTCTCGTAA
- the larE gene encoding ATP-dependent sacrificial sulfur transferase LarE has product MNTPRLAPSAAELAPGVAVKRDHLLRILRDLGGAAVAFSGGVDSAVVAAAAQMALGDRAVAVTADSPSVPRSELTDARRLAELIGIRHVVVPTHEFDNPDYQKNDGARCYHCKSELYTRIETLLPDLGVPVMCSGANLDDQGDYRPGLVAAAEHLVRHPLQEAGFTKADVRAVARAWGLPAWDKPASPCLSSRLAPGLAVTPERTERVERAEAHLRSLGLRECRVRYHEGDLARIEVPLAEVARFATDPVRGDVARVLKQLGFKYVSLDLDGFRSGSLNDLVSLEIKTRYSLAGAGGPTG; this is encoded by the coding sequence ATGAACACACCCAGACTCGCACCGTCCGCTGCCGAACTCGCCCCAGGTGTCGCCGTCAAGCGTGACCACCTGCTCAGGATCTTGCGCGATTTGGGCGGCGCGGCGGTCGCATTCAGTGGTGGGGTGGATAGCGCGGTGGTAGCCGCGGCCGCGCAGATGGCACTTGGGGATCGGGCGGTGGCTGTGACCGCGGACAGCCCAAGTGTCCCACGGTCCGAACTCACGGATGCCCGGCGGCTCGCGGAGTTGATCGGCATCCGTCACGTGGTCGTCCCGACGCACGAGTTCGACAACCCGGACTACCAAAAGAACGACGGCGCGCGGTGTTACCACTGCAAATCCGAACTCTACACGCGGATCGAGACCCTGCTCCCGGACCTGGGCGTGCCGGTCATGTGCAGCGGTGCGAACCTCGACGATCAGGGCGATTACCGGCCCGGGCTGGTCGCGGCCGCCGAACACCTCGTTCGCCACCCACTTCAGGAAGCCGGGTTTACGAAGGCCGACGTTCGGGCGGTGGCCCGGGCGTGGGGGTTGCCGGCCTGGGACAAGCCGGCCTCCCCGTGCCTCTCCAGCCGCCTCGCGCCCGGACTGGCGGTGACGCCGGAACGAACCGAACGTGTCGAGCGGGCCGAGGCCCACCTGCGATCGCTCGGGCTCCGCGAGTGCCGCGTTCGCTACCACGAGGGCGACCTGGCCCGCATCGAAGTCCCGCTCGCGGAAGTCGCCCGATTCGCGACCGACCCGGTCCGCGGCGACGTCGCCCGGGTGTTGAAACAGCTTGGGTTTAAGTACGTCTCCCTCGATCTGGATGGGTTTCGATCCGGCAGCTTGAACGATTTGGTGTCGCTCGAAATCAAAACCCGATACTCGCTCGCCGGGGCAGGCGGCCCCACAGGGTAG
- a CDS encoding aminotransferase class IV produces MSAKIWIDGKLVDKNDAKVGLFDHGFLFGDGVWEGMRIYGGQVFRLTEHVARLCASAACLGISIPFSPDALSTTVAETVRANNRTYGYVRVIVTRGAGTLGLDPRKCTPSVIVIAEDVVTFPRELYEFGLTLVTAATPRHPIGLAPPYPQTLGNVAAVLQKAEALRAGCLDALVLMGSGEVVGTVEGSLFVVSGGVVRTPPPGVGPPDPVTRGALFDLVRATGREVAEQTLTRADVAGAEEAFIVGTAAEVIAVASLDGRPVGAGREGPVAREMRSAFRRATRGESDGAAGGAS; encoded by the coding sequence ATGTCCGCGAAAATCTGGATCGACGGCAAACTGGTCGACAAGAACGACGCGAAGGTCGGCCTGTTCGACCACGGCTTCCTGTTCGGCGACGGCGTCTGGGAAGGGATGCGTATTTACGGTGGGCAAGTGTTCCGCCTGACCGAACACGTCGCGCGGCTGTGCGCGTCGGCCGCGTGTCTCGGTATCTCGATCCCGTTCTCCCCGGATGCCCTCTCGACTACGGTCGCCGAAACGGTTCGGGCTAACAACCGGACCTACGGGTACGTCCGTGTAATCGTGACCCGCGGCGCCGGAACGCTCGGGCTCGACCCGCGGAAGTGTACGCCATCCGTGATCGTCATCGCCGAAGATGTGGTGACGTTCCCGCGCGAGTTGTACGAGTTTGGCCTGACGCTCGTGACTGCCGCCACGCCGCGTCATCCCATCGGGTTGGCGCCACCTTACCCACAAACGCTCGGCAACGTCGCTGCCGTGCTACAGAAGGCCGAGGCCCTTCGCGCCGGCTGCTTGGACGCCTTGGTTCTCATGGGCAGCGGGGAAGTCGTCGGCACCGTTGAGGGGTCGTTATTTGTTGTGTCTGGAGGCGTCGTCCGAACGCCGCCCCCAGGTGTCGGCCCGCCCGATCCGGTGACGCGCGGAGCATTGTTCGACCTGGTTCGGGCGACGGGTCGTGAAGTCGCCGAGCAGACATTGACGCGTGCAGACGTGGCCGGCGCCGAGGAGGCGTTTATTGTCGGGACGGCGGCCGAGGTCATCGCGGTGGCGTCGCTCGACGGCCGGCCGGTGGGCGCGGGCCGCGAGGGGCCGGTGGCCCGGGAAATGCGGTCTGCATTCCGCCGGGCGACTCGGGGCGAGTCCGATGGTGCCGCGGGTGGAGCGTCGTGA
- a CDS encoding ABC transporter ATP-binding protein, which translates to MLVAENLFKSYRRHADTVKVLQGLNLSVADGEFLSIVGASGSGKSTLLHLLGTLDAPDTGTISLDGRRVDNLRSRERDALRNKTFGFVFQFYHLLPELTTLDNVLMPAFIGQSVFGWLRTRAQWRLRAEEILNRVGLGHRLRHKPRELSGGEMQRAAVARALLTRPRVLLADEPTGNLDVENGGDIVRLLRELNRDDGVTIVMVTHNLEIAAVTDRVVKMSHGQVVEDTPGSFRPRLLSAAV; encoded by the coding sequence ATGCTCGTCGCCGAGAACCTGTTCAAGAGCTACCGCCGCCACGCGGACACGGTGAAAGTGCTACAGGGGTTAAACCTGTCCGTCGCCGACGGGGAATTCTTGAGCATCGTGGGCGCGTCCGGGTCCGGGAAGAGTACGCTCCTGCACCTGCTGGGCACGCTCGACGCCCCGGACACCGGGACGATTTCCCTGGACGGCCGCCGCGTCGACAACCTCCGCAGCAGGGAGCGGGATGCCCTGCGGAACAAGACGTTCGGCTTCGTCTTCCAGTTCTACCACCTGCTGCCCGAACTCACGACGCTCGACAACGTCCTGATGCCGGCGTTCATCGGCCAGTCGGTCTTCGGCTGGCTGCGGACGCGGGCACAGTGGCGGTTGCGGGCCGAGGAGATACTGAATCGCGTCGGCCTGGGCCACCGGCTGCGGCACAAGCCCCGCGAGCTGTCCGGCGGCGAAATGCAGCGGGCGGCCGTCGCCCGGGCGCTGCTCACCCGCCCCCGCGTCCTCCTCGCGGACGAGCCAACCGGCAACCTGGACGTGGAGAACGGCGGCGACATCGTCCGCCTGCTCCGCGAGTTGAACCGGGACGACGGCGTCACCATCGTCATGGTCACGCACAACCTGGAAATCGCCGCCGTCACTGACCGCGTGGTCAAGATGTCGCACGGCCAGGTCGTGGAGGACACCCCCGGCTCCTTTCGACCGCGGCTGCTGAGCGCCGCCGTGTGA
- a CDS encoding FtsX-like permease family protein, translated as MYKLFLCLRYLRTRYLAFVCIVSVMLGVATLIVVNSVMSGFSNKLRDRLHGILADVMCETDRADGLDERPEHLMARIAASPAGQHVEAMSPTVEVFALLQFQVRDRIGRKIPITKHVRLIGVDPAKHAAVGRFADYLVRQNPKEGWSGTPSFELTPKAKERAEWLRNMAEIENHPFGPAQPAGFPIPNNGPFPTTPAPPLVVGPQPTPAEFSPFDTPPSPSAGALPAPVIPVIPGGALPKPKPDGAFEIPVAPVPPPLVLPPPDIPAPPPPRLPGVILGYSIAHPRYPDANGVVREIDLLKEGDDVLLATVGATGDKVVFGSFAVCDCFKSDMSEYDGSFVYVPLEELQRMRGMDGRVNVIQMKLKDGVAKDSWLVNKSIVPDLQSLVGPEEARVMTWQQHQGPLLAAIDIERKILNILLFMIVGVSGFSVLAIFSMIVSEKYRDIGVLKSLGASNQGVMSIFLSYGLLLGLVGSLLGTVLGLLITEYINELEAALSMLTGQQIFDRSIYYFDKIPTNVEPLSIVIINAGAVITAVLFSVLPAFRAARLHPVRALRFE; from the coding sequence GTGTACAAATTGTTCCTCTGCCTGCGCTACCTGCGCACGCGGTATCTGGCGTTCGTTTGCATCGTCAGCGTGATGCTCGGGGTGGCCACGCTCATCGTCGTGAACAGTGTCATGAGCGGGTTCAGCAACAAACTCCGGGACCGCCTGCACGGCATCCTGGCGGACGTCATGTGCGAGACCGACCGGGCGGACGGGCTCGACGAGCGGCCCGAACATCTCATGGCCCGGATCGCCGCGTCCCCGGCCGGGCAACACGTCGAAGCGATGTCGCCGACGGTCGAGGTGTTCGCCCTCCTCCAGTTCCAGGTCCGGGACCGGATCGGCCGCAAAATCCCGATTACCAAGCACGTCCGGCTGATCGGCGTCGACCCCGCGAAGCACGCGGCCGTCGGCCGCTTCGCCGACTACCTCGTCCGCCAGAACCCGAAGGAAGGGTGGAGCGGTACGCCGAGCTTTGAGTTGACGCCCAAGGCCAAGGAACGGGCCGAGTGGCTTCGGAATATGGCCGAGATCGAGAACCACCCGTTCGGCCCGGCCCAACCGGCGGGCTTCCCGATTCCCAACAACGGACCTTTCCCCACAACACCGGCCCCGCCGTTGGTCGTGGGGCCGCAACCGACTCCTGCCGAATTCTCACCGTTCGATACCCCCCCGAGCCCGTCCGCGGGCGCCCTCCCGGCGCCGGTCATTCCAGTCATCCCGGGGGGGGCGTTGCCGAAGCCGAAACCCGACGGCGCCTTCGAAATTCCAGTCGCACCGGTCCCGCCGCCGCTCGTGCTGCCGCCGCCGGACATCCCCGCGCCCCCGCCGCCGCGGTTGCCCGGCGTCATCCTCGGCTACTCGATCGCCCACCCGCGGTACCCGGACGCGAACGGGGTCGTGCGGGAGATCGATCTGCTCAAAGAAGGCGACGACGTCCTGCTCGCCACTGTGGGGGCGACCGGGGACAAAGTGGTGTTCGGGTCGTTCGCCGTGTGCGACTGCTTCAAGTCCGACATGAGCGAGTACGACGGCAGTTTCGTTTACGTCCCGCTCGAAGAACTCCAGCGGATGCGCGGCATGGACGGGCGGGTCAACGTGATCCAGATGAAGCTCAAAGACGGCGTGGCGAAGGATTCGTGGCTCGTGAACAAGTCGATCGTGCCGGACCTTCAGAGTTTGGTCGGACCCGAGGAAGCCCGGGTGATGACCTGGCAGCAACACCAGGGACCGCTCCTGGCAGCCATCGATATCGAGCGGAAGATTCTGAACATCCTCTTGTTCATGATCGTCGGCGTGTCCGGGTTCAGCGTCCTCGCGATCTTCTCCATGATCGTCTCGGAGAAGTACCGGGACATCGGCGTACTCAAATCCCTGGGCGCGTCGAACCAGGGCGTAATGAGTATTTTCCTGAGTTACGGCTTGTTGCTCGGACTGGTCGGGTCGCTCCTCGGTACCGTGCTCGGGTTGCTCATCACGGAGTACATCAATGAACTCGAAGCGGCCCTCTCGATGCTTACCGGGCAACAGATCTTCGACCGAAGTATTTATTACTTCGACAAGATCCCGACCAACGTCGAGCCGCTCAGCATTGTGATCATTAACGCCGGGGCGGTGATCACGGCCGTCTTGTTCAGCGTCCTCCCGGCCTTCCGCGCGGCCCGCTTACACCCGGTCCGCGCGCTGCGATTCGAGTAA
- a CDS encoding FKBP-type peptidyl-prolyl cis-trans isomerase, with amino-acid sequence MRTTKTGDRILVHYIKRFEEGTEVSSRTRGDDPMEVTVGTPHKRLPGLNRELVGLAPGQDVVVTIPPGRPYGAVDPERVLRLARKRFPEDQNFPVGQLVRFTGKSGRARSVRVVSVAEQHVVVDTNHPRAGQGLELEIELVAFLAPTPETATS; translated from the coding sequence ATGCGCACGACAAAGACGGGCGACCGGATTCTGGTCCACTACATCAAGCGCTTCGAGGAAGGAACGGAAGTGTCGTCCCGGACCCGCGGGGACGACCCGATGGAAGTGACCGTCGGCACCCCCCACAAACGATTACCCGGGCTGAACCGGGAACTGGTCGGCCTGGCTCCGGGCCAAGACGTCGTGGTCACCATTCCCCCCGGACGACCTTACGGGGCGGTCGACCCCGAGCGCGTCCTGCGGCTGGCCCGGAAACGGTTCCCGGAGGACCAAAACTTCCCCGTCGGTCAGTTGGTGCGGTTCACGGGCAAATCCGGGCGGGCGCGGTCCGTTCGGGTCGTGAGTGTTGCCGAGCAACACGTGGTGGTCGACACCAACCACCCCCGGGCCGGGCAAGGGCTCGAGTTGGAGATCGAACTGGTCGCTTTCCTGGCCCCGACGCCCGAAACGGCAACGTCGTGA
- a CDS encoding ATP-binding protein gives MARPTSADLPNTNLLLAYVADLELEVDRLRKQADYLRHEARDTVRRVLSLCAAPNAGAVPPALAEFEATARHLGAVVRDLHDPPGYHPAHDQVIAIAVRPLAEQVFRWQQRLTGRAEVTLRLGLEADHVEWFPARLRHILDNLFSNAFRYRDPIKSEAWVFLGLRATDSEYEFRVSDNGMGLPAGHAFQAAELLSRAAPVREAGVGVGLSVVKLLVEQSGGTLTVRSEDGRGTDFVLTLPRYDMADFLT, from the coding sequence GTGGCCCGGCCGACATCCGCAGACCTGCCGAATACTAACCTGTTGTTGGCCTACGTGGCCGACCTGGAACTGGAGGTGGATCGCCTGCGGAAGCAGGCCGACTACCTCCGGCACGAGGCCCGGGATACGGTCCGGCGCGTCCTTTCCCTGTGTGCCGCCCCGAACGCGGGAGCCGTCCCGCCCGCCCTGGCGGAATTTGAGGCGACCGCCCGCCACCTCGGTGCCGTCGTCCGCGACCTGCACGACCCGCCCGGCTACCACCCCGCCCACGACCAGGTGATCGCCATCGCGGTCCGCCCGCTGGCCGAGCAGGTATTCCGGTGGCAACAGCGCCTGACCGGGCGCGCCGAAGTGACCCTGCGGTTGGGGTTGGAAGCCGACCACGTCGAGTGGTTCCCGGCCCGATTGCGCCACATCCTCGACAACCTGTTCTCGAACGCCTTCCGCTACCGCGACCCGATCAAGTCCGAGGCGTGGGTGTTCCTCGGTCTGCGGGCGACCGACTCGGAATACGAGTTTCGGGTGTCGGACAACGGGATGGGTCTGCCGGCGGGGCACGCGTTCCAGGCGGCCGAACTGTTGTCCCGGGCGGCCCCGGTGCGGGAAGCCGGCGTGGGCGTCGGGCTGTCGGTGGTCAAACTGTTGGTCGAGCAAAGTGGAGGTACGTTAACTGTGCGTTCCGAGGACGGTCGGGGGACGGACTTCGTTCTCACCTTGCCCCGGTACGACATGGCTGATTTTCTGACGTGA
- a CDS encoding transglutaminase-like domain-containing protein, whose protein sequence is MHIQVDCEIALAFPEPAAVILMLSLHPSIAPAARGSERLEVDPAVGLHRFTDVYGNRCARVFVPAGRAVFRHFAVVENSGLPDAQVWNAHQHLVQELPDDALLFLLASRYCEVDSELKETAWAMFGTLPAGWSLVRAVCTFVHQHVRFDYLQARANRTALDVYRERVGVCRDFTHLAVTLCRCLNIPARYCTGYLGDIGVPVVPEPMDVSAWFEVYLGGQWHTFDARHNVPRIGRVVVARGRDAADVALTTAFGVNRLETFRVGTIEVAGPSR, encoded by the coding sequence ATGCACATTCAAGTCGATTGCGAGATCGCTCTCGCCTTCCCCGAACCGGCGGCCGTCATCCTGATGCTGTCGCTGCACCCGTCGATCGCCCCGGCCGCCCGGGGGTCCGAGCGACTTGAGGTTGATCCCGCGGTCGGGCTGCACCGATTCACCGACGTGTACGGGAATCGGTGCGCGCGGGTGTTCGTCCCGGCGGGGCGGGCGGTGTTCCGCCATTTCGCGGTGGTCGAGAACTCCGGTCTGCCGGACGCCCAGGTGTGGAACGCCCACCAGCACCTCGTGCAAGAGTTGCCGGACGACGCCCTGTTGTTCCTGCTCGCCAGCCGGTATTGCGAAGTCGATAGTGAGTTGAAGGAGACCGCCTGGGCCATGTTCGGCACCCTGCCGGCCGGGTGGTCTTTGGTCCGCGCGGTTTGCACGTTCGTCCACCAGCACGTCCGGTTCGACTACTTGCAGGCACGGGCGAATCGGACGGCTCTGGACGTGTACCGGGAGCGGGTCGGCGTGTGCCGGGACTTCACCCATCTGGCGGTGACCCTGTGCCGGTGTCTGAACATCCCGGCCCGGTATTGCACCGGGTATCTGGGCGACATCGGCGTCCCGGTTGTCCCCGAGCCGATGGACGTCAGTGCCTGGTTCGAGGTTTACCTCGGCGGCCAGTGGCACACGTTCGACGCCCGGCACAACGTTCCCCGGATCGGCCGGGTGGTGGTCGCCCGCGGCCGGGACGCGGCGGACGTCGCCCTGACGACGGCGTTCGGGGTGAACCGGCTGGAGACGTTCCGGGTCGGGACGATTGAGGTGGCGGGGCCGTCTCGGTGA